A window from Micromonospora terminaliae encodes these proteins:
- a CDS encoding YbjN domain-containing protein, with protein MPWWSWRPGPVGGGDSETRSGITVDDTVRVGPPTPRQPGDDAAAAERPVIADMPATVAPVTLRRVCDALDLLDVRYLADGDGNLLAMWERHAVLVTLEGPEDEILVMRARPHATVPPDWADRAYRVVNEWNHTRRFCKAYIGDPTERGQLPIYAELQVPLGAGTHDALLVEMLDCGAAVATTFVDWLHDEGALL; from the coding sequence ATGCCGTGGTGGTCATGGCGCCCAGGTCCCGTCGGCGGCGGCGACTCGGAAACTCGAAGCGGGATCACAGTGGATGACACCGTCCGGGTCGGACCACCGACCCCCCGTCAGCCGGGGGACGACGCGGCGGCCGCGGAGCGGCCCGTGATCGCCGACATGCCGGCGACCGTCGCCCCGGTCACCCTCCGCCGGGTCTGCGACGCGCTCGACCTGCTCGACGTGCGCTACCTGGCCGACGGCGACGGCAACCTGCTGGCCATGTGGGAGCGGCACGCCGTGCTGGTCACCCTGGAGGGCCCCGAGGACGAGATCCTCGTGATGCGGGCCCGGCCGCACGCGACGGTCCCGCCGGACTGGGCCGACCGCGCCTACCGGGTGGTCAACGAGTGGAACCACACCCGGCGGTTCTGCAAGGCCTACATCGGCGACCCGACCGAGCGGGGCCAGTTGCCCATCTACGCGGAGCTCCAGGTCCCGCTCGGCGCCGGCACCCACGACGCGCTGCTGGTCGAGATGCTCGACTGCGGCGCGGCGGTGGCCACCACCTTCGTCGACTGGCTGCACGACGAGGGCGCCCTGCTCTGA
- a CDS encoding acyl-CoA thioesterase, whose amino-acid sequence MTDRFVYDCTLRWSDLDAYGHVNNSRFLTLYEEARVAMMFAGGRAWGVDSFADGVVIRRHEVDYLRPVDYALGRATAEAAPTVRIELWVEEIRAASFTVAYELYDRDVLASRARSVLVPFDLAAQRPRRISADERAFLLRYAPGRPA is encoded by the coding sequence GTGACTGACCGGTTCGTCTACGACTGCACGCTGCGCTGGTCCGACCTGGACGCGTACGGCCACGTCAACAACTCGCGCTTCCTCACCCTCTACGAGGAGGCGCGGGTGGCCATGATGTTCGCCGGCGGCCGGGCGTGGGGCGTCGACTCGTTCGCCGACGGGGTGGTCATCCGCCGGCACGAGGTCGACTACCTGCGCCCGGTCGACTACGCGCTGGGCCGGGCCACCGCGGAGGCGGCCCCCACGGTCCGGATCGAGCTCTGGGTGGAGGAGATCCGGGCGGCGTCGTTCACCGTCGCGTACGAGCTCTACGACCGCGACGTGCTGGCCAGCCGCGCCCGCTCGGTGCTGGTCCCGTTCGACCTGGCCGCGCAGCGCCCCCGCCGGATCTCCGCGGACGAGCGGGCCTTCCTGCTCCGGTACGCACCCGGGCGCCCGGCATGA
- the ettA gene encoding energy-dependent translational throttle protein EttA has product MAQFIYVLEKARKAHGDKVVLDNVTLNFLPGAKIGVVGPNGAGKSSLLKIMAGWDQPSNGEARLMPGYTVGMLAQEPPLNDAKTVLGNVEEAVAEIKTKLERFNKIAEQMATDYSDELMEEMGKLQEELDNADAWDVDSKLELAMDALRCPPPDADVTQLSGGERRRVALCKLLLEAPDLLLLDEPTNHLDAESVQWLEQHLAKYAGTVIAITHDRYFLDNVAGWILELDRGRAIGYEGNYSTYLEKKAARMAVEGRRDAKMKKRLDEELEWVRSNAKARQTKSKARLDRYEEMATAAEQTRKLDFEEIQIPPGPRLGNTVIEVKNLVKAFGDRVLIDDLSFSLPRNGIVGVIGPNGVGKTTLFKTIVGLEEPTGGSVRVGETVSLSYVDQSRAGLAGDKTVWETVSDGLDHLLVGKVEMPSRAYIAAFGFKGPDQQKPTKVLSGGERNRLNLALTLKIGGNVILLDEPTNDLDVETLGSLENALLEFPGCAVVISHDRMFLDRVATHILAWEGDDQNPARWFWFEGNFEAYEKNKIDRLGAEAARPHRVTYRKLTRD; this is encoded by the coding sequence GTGGCCCAGTTCATCTACGTCCTGGAAAAGGCGCGCAAGGCGCACGGCGACAAGGTCGTGCTCGACAACGTGACGCTGAACTTCCTGCCGGGGGCCAAGATCGGTGTGGTCGGTCCGAACGGCGCCGGTAAGTCCAGCCTCCTCAAGATCATGGCAGGTTGGGACCAGCCGAGCAACGGTGAGGCCCGGCTCATGCCCGGCTACACCGTGGGCATGCTGGCCCAGGAGCCGCCGCTCAACGACGCCAAGACCGTCCTCGGCAACGTCGAGGAGGCGGTCGCCGAGATCAAGACCAAGCTGGAGCGGTTCAACAAGATCGCCGAGCAGATGGCGACCGACTACTCCGACGAGCTGATGGAGGAGATGGGCAAGCTCCAGGAGGAGCTCGACAACGCCGACGCCTGGGACGTCGACTCCAAGCTCGAACTGGCCATGGACGCGCTGCGCTGCCCCCCGCCGGACGCCGACGTGACCCAGCTCTCCGGCGGTGAGCGCCGCCGCGTGGCGCTGTGCAAGCTCCTGCTGGAGGCGCCGGACCTGCTGCTGCTCGACGAGCCCACCAACCACCTGGACGCGGAGAGCGTGCAGTGGCTGGAGCAGCACCTGGCCAAGTACGCCGGCACGGTGATCGCGATCACCCACGACCGGTACTTCCTCGACAACGTGGCCGGCTGGATCCTGGAGCTGGACCGGGGCCGGGCCATCGGCTACGAGGGCAACTACTCCACGTACCTGGAGAAGAAGGCCGCCCGGATGGCGGTCGAGGGCCGGCGCGACGCCAAGATGAAGAAGCGCCTCGACGAGGAGCTGGAGTGGGTCCGCTCCAACGCGAAGGCCCGGCAGACCAAGTCCAAGGCCCGCCTCGACCGCTACGAGGAGATGGCCACGGCGGCCGAGCAGACCCGCAAGCTGGACTTCGAGGAGATCCAGATTCCGCCGGGCCCGCGCCTGGGCAACACCGTGATCGAGGTCAAGAACCTGGTCAAGGCGTTCGGCGACCGGGTGCTCATCGACGACCTCAGCTTCTCGCTGCCGCGCAACGGCATCGTCGGCGTGATCGGCCCGAACGGCGTCGGCAAGACCACCCTGTTCAAGACCATCGTGGGCCTGGAGGAGCCGACCGGCGGCTCGGTCCGGGTCGGCGAGACGGTCTCCCTGTCCTACGTCGACCAGAGCCGGGCCGGCCTGGCGGGCGACAAGACGGTCTGGGAGACGGTCTCCGACGGGCTGGACCACCTGCTCGTGGGCAAGGTCGAGATGCCGTCCCGGGCGTACATCGCGGCGTTCGGCTTCAAGGGCCCGGACCAGCAGAAGCCGACCAAGGTGCTCTCCGGCGGCGAGCGGAACCGGCTCAACCTGGCGCTGACCCTCAAGATCGGCGGCAACGTCATCCTGCTCGACGAGCCGACCAACGACCTCGACGTCGAGACGCTCGGCAGCCTCGAGAACGCGCTGCTGGAGTTCCCCGGCTGCGCCGTGGTCATCTCCCACGACCGGATGTTCCTCGACCGGGTCGCCACGCACATCCTGGCCTGGGAGGGCGACGACCAGAACCCGGCGCGCTGGTTCTGGTTCGAGGGCAACTTCGAGGCGTACGAGAAGAACAAGATCGACCGACTCGGCGCGGAGGCCGCCCGGCCGCACCGGGTGACGTACCGCAAGCTCACCCGTGACTGA
- a CDS encoding alpha,alpha-trehalose-phosphate synthase (UDP-forming), with protein MTVRSSFVVVANRLPVDEVSTPEGERQWRRSPGGLVTALHPVLAEHQGTWVGWAGGTGAAPEPFDLEGIRLHPVPLSAEELERYYEGQSNATIWPLYHDAVETPAYKRRWREAYRLVNARFAEAAADVAAEGATVWVQDYQLQLVPAMLRELRPDLRIGFFLHIPFPPIELFMQMPFRTEILRGLLGADLVGFQQRLAAQNFVRLARHLLGLRYEGQMIQVDGRQVKAGAFPISIDTREMERLAEDPAIQARAKQIREELGNPKTIILGVDRLDYTKGIELRLKAFRELLADGKLTVPDAVMVQVATPSRERVEHYQALRVKVEREVGRINGEFGRVGVPAVHYLHQSYSRSELAAMYVAADVMMVTPLRDGMNLVAKEYVASRADQGGALVLSEFAGAATELRQAFLCNPHDPDAVKDALLRAVHVEKPEARRRMRIMQRHLRSHDVGHWAKSFLTELGVTDAEAA; from the coding sequence GTGACCGTCCGTAGCTCCTTTGTCGTGGTGGCGAACCGACTGCCGGTCGACGAGGTGAGCACACCCGAAGGGGAGCGGCAGTGGCGACGCAGCCCGGGCGGCCTGGTGACCGCACTGCACCCGGTGCTCGCCGAGCACCAGGGCACGTGGGTCGGCTGGGCCGGCGGCACCGGCGCCGCCCCCGAGCCCTTCGACCTGGAGGGGATCCGGCTGCACCCGGTGCCGCTGAGTGCCGAGGAGCTGGAGCGGTACTACGAGGGGCAGTCGAACGCGACGATCTGGCCGCTCTACCACGACGCGGTCGAGACCCCGGCCTACAAGCGGCGCTGGCGCGAGGCGTACCGCCTGGTGAACGCCCGGTTCGCGGAGGCCGCGGCGGACGTCGCGGCCGAGGGCGCCACGGTCTGGGTGCAGGACTACCAGCTCCAGCTCGTCCCGGCGATGCTCCGCGAGCTGCGGCCGGACCTGCGGATCGGGTTCTTCCTGCACATCCCGTTCCCGCCGATCGAGCTGTTCATGCAGATGCCGTTCCGCACGGAGATCCTGCGCGGCCTGCTCGGCGCGGACCTGGTCGGCTTCCAGCAGCGGCTGGCGGCGCAGAACTTCGTGCGCCTGGCCCGGCACCTGCTCGGCCTGCGCTACGAGGGGCAGATGATCCAGGTCGACGGCCGGCAGGTGAAGGCCGGCGCGTTCCCCATCTCGATCGACACCCGGGAGATGGAGCGGCTGGCCGAGGACCCGGCGATCCAGGCCCGCGCCAAGCAGATCCGCGAGGAGCTGGGCAACCCGAAGACGATCATCCTGGGCGTCGACCGGCTCGACTACACCAAGGGCATCGAGCTCCGCCTGAAGGCCTTCCGCGAACTCCTCGCTGACGGAAAGTTGACAGTCCCGGACGCGGTTATGGTGCAGGTCGCCACGCCGAGTCGCGAGCGTGTGGAGCACTACCAGGCACTTCGGGTGAAGGTGGAACGCGAGGTAGGCCGGATTAATGGCGAATTCGGACGGGTCGGCGTGCCGGCGGTGCATTATCTGCATCAGTCGTACAGTCGCTCCGAACTGGCCGCGATGTACGTCGCGGCCGATGTGATGATGGTGACCCCGCTGCGAGACGGAATGAATCTGGTGGCCAAGGAGTACGTCGCATCGCGCGCCGACCAGGGCGGCGCGCTCGTGCTCAGTGAGTTCGCCGGCGCCGCCACCGAGCTGCGCCAGGCGTTCCTGTGCAACCCGCACGACCCCGACGCGGTCAAGGACGCGCTGCTGCGCGCCGTGCACGTCGAGAAACCCGAGGCCCGGCGCCGGATGCGGATAATGCAACGCCACCTGCGCAGCCACGACGTGGGCCACTGGGCCAAGTCGTTCCTGACCGAACTCGGCGTCACCGATGCGGAGGCGGCGTGA
- the otsB gene encoding trehalose-phosphatase translates to MDPELRAAIGRIARVPQLLVACDYDGTLAPIVEDPSKAVPLPESVAAVRALASLPQTSVAVVSGRALRDLATLSRLPSEVHLVGSHGSEFDIGFVERLTPELIAVRHRLRNELREIAAAHPGVRLERKPASVAVHTRGVDPQIAAAAIEAVRSGPATWDDVTVTQGKEVIELSVVATHKGTAVDQLRTQLAASAVLFIGDDVTDENAFGNLHGPDVGIKIGPGDTQADYRVAEPIEAARALGLLLETRRHWLFGERAVPIERHSMLANGRTVALVTPEAKITWLCHPKPDSAAIFADLVGGSPAGHFTVGPQRGGIPLGQRYRSNTMTVETRWSGLTVTDWLDLPAKETTPDGPAIVTGDSSLVRVLSGTGRARIEFAPRPEFGQVAVQLQPLDDGLLVLGSNEPVALYSPGVEWEVTSDAGYETAKAVVDLSAAGGQVVLELRFGTQSLEHHRVPIHERQAAAEQPWKDWVASLRLPATARDLVARSALTLRGLCHEPTGSILAAATTSLPEELGGVRNWDYRYCWLRDAAMTARALVDLGSTEEAEGLLRWVDGVIDRTGGHPERLHPLYTVDGYELGAEAVIDTLPGYAGSRPVRVGNLANHQLQLDVFGPVADLIAAVADARGSVRDDEWRVLENMVEAVRRRWHEPDHGIWEARLPPRHHVFSKVMLWMTVDRALHVVRQHGGEDRPEWVELRDRIADNVLEHGWHPEAEAYSVAYGYEEMDASSLWIGISGLLAGDDPRFLSTVLKIEAELRSGPVVYRYHWDDGLPGREGGFHICTAWLIEAYLRTGRRTDAEELFAQMVDTAGPTGLLPEQYDPLAERGLGNHPQAYSHLGLIRCALMLDNMLKQ, encoded by the coding sequence ATGGATCCCGAGCTGCGCGCCGCCATCGGCCGGATCGCCCGGGTCCCCCAGCTCCTGGTCGCCTGCGACTACGACGGCACCCTGGCCCCGATCGTCGAGGACCCGAGCAAGGCCGTGCCGCTGCCCGAGTCGGTGGCCGCGGTCCGCGCCCTCGCCTCCCTGCCGCAGACCAGCGTCGCGGTGGTGTCCGGCCGCGCGCTGCGTGACCTGGCGACGCTCTCCCGGCTGCCCAGCGAGGTGCACCTGGTGGGCAGCCACGGCTCCGAGTTCGACATCGGCTTCGTCGAGCGGCTCACCCCGGAGCTGATCGCGGTCCGGCACCGGCTCCGCAACGAGCTGCGGGAGATCGCCGCGGCCCACCCGGGCGTACGCCTGGAGCGCAAGCCGGCCAGCGTCGCCGTGCACACCCGCGGGGTCGACCCGCAGATCGCGGCCGCGGCCATCGAGGCGGTCCGCAGCGGCCCCGCCACCTGGGACGACGTCACCGTCACCCAGGGCAAGGAGGTCATCGAGCTGTCGGTGGTGGCGACCCACAAGGGCACCGCGGTCGACCAGCTCCGGACCCAGCTCGCGGCCAGCGCCGTGCTGTTCATCGGCGACGACGTCACCGACGAGAACGCCTTCGGCAACCTGCACGGGCCGGACGTCGGCATCAAGATCGGCCCGGGTGACACCCAGGCCGACTACCGGGTGGCCGAGCCGATCGAGGCGGCCCGGGCGCTGGGCCTGCTGCTGGAGACCCGGCGACACTGGCTCTTCGGCGAGCGGGCGGTGCCGATCGAGCGGCACTCGATGCTGGCCAACGGCCGTACGGTCGCGCTCGTCACCCCCGAGGCCAAGATCACCTGGCTGTGCCACCCGAAGCCGGACTCGGCGGCGATCTTCGCCGACCTGGTCGGCGGCAGCCCGGCCGGGCACTTCACCGTCGGCCCGCAGCGCGGCGGCATCCCGCTGGGGCAGCGCTACCGCAGCAACACCATGACGGTGGAGACCCGCTGGTCCGGCCTCACGGTGACCGACTGGCTGGACCTGCCGGCGAAGGAGACCACGCCGGACGGCCCGGCGATCGTCACCGGCGACTCGAGCCTGGTCCGGGTGCTCAGCGGCACCGGGCGGGCCCGGATCGAGTTCGCCCCGCGTCCCGAGTTCGGCCAGGTCGCCGTGCAGCTCCAGCCGCTGGACGACGGGCTGCTGGTGCTCGGCTCCAACGAGCCGGTGGCGCTCTACTCGCCCGGCGTCGAGTGGGAGGTCACCAGCGACGCCGGCTACGAGACCGCCAAGGCCGTCGTGGACCTGTCGGCCGCCGGCGGCCAGGTGGTGCTGGAGCTGCGCTTCGGCACGCAGAGCCTGGAACACCACCGGGTGCCGATCCACGAGCGGCAGGCCGCCGCCGAGCAGCCCTGGAAGGACTGGGTGGCCTCGCTGCGGCTGCCCGCCACGGCCCGGGACCTGGTGGCCCGCAGCGCGCTCACCCTGCGCGGGCTCTGCCACGAGCCGACCGGCTCGATCCTCGCCGCGGCGACCACCTCGCTCCCCGAGGAGCTGGGCGGCGTCCGCAACTGGGACTACCGCTACTGCTGGTTGCGGGACGCGGCCATGACCGCCCGCGCGCTGGTCGACCTCGGCTCCACCGAGGAGGCCGAGGGCCTGCTGCGCTGGGTCGACGGCGTCATCGACCGCACCGGCGGGCACCCGGAGCGGCTGCACCCGCTCTACACGGTCGACGGCTACGAGCTGGGCGCCGAGGCCGTCATCGACACCCTGCCCGGCTACGCCGGCTCCCGGCCGGTCCGGGTCGGCAACCTCGCCAACCACCAGCTCCAGCTCGACGTCTTCGGCCCGGTCGCCGACCTGATCGCCGCGGTGGCCGACGCCCGGGGCTCGGTACGCGACGACGAGTGGCGGGTGCTGGAGAACATGGTCGAGGCGGTCCGCCGCCGCTGGCACGAGCCCGACCACGGCATCTGGGAGGCCCGCCTCCCACCCCGGCACCACGTCTTCTCCAAGGTCATGCTCTGGATGACCGTCGACCGGGCGCTGCACGTGGTGCGGCAGCACGGCGGCGAGGACCGGCCGGAGTGGGTCGAGCTGCGCGACCGGATCGCCGACAACGTGCTGGAGCACGGCTGGCACCCGGAGGCCGAGGCCTACAGCGTCGCCTACGGGTACGAGGAGATGGACGCCTCGTCGCTCTGGATCGGCATCTCCGGGCTGCTCGCCGGCGACGACCCGCGCTTCCTGTCCACGGTGCTGAAGATCGAGGCAGAGCTGCGCAGCGGCCCGGTCGTCTACCGGTACCACTGGGACGACGGCCTGCCCGGCCGGGAGGGCGGCTTCCACATCTGCACGGCGTGGCTGATCGAGGCGTACCTGCGCACCGGCCGGCGCACCGACGCGGAGGAGCTGTTCGCGCAGATGGTCGACACGGCCGGGCCGACCGGGCTGCTCCCCGAGCAGTACGACCCGCTGGCCGAGCGCGGGCTGGGCAACCACCCGCAGGCGTACAGCCACCTCGGGCTGATCCGCTGCGCCCTCATGCTGGACAACATGCTCAAGCAGTGA
- the cobA gene encoding uroporphyrinogen-III C-methyltransferase, whose amino-acid sequence MTGNPYPLGLRLAGRRVVVVGGGAVATRRVPALLDAGADVLLVAPELTPALRGHVDAGRLRWEPRRFVPDDLDGAWLVQVAVDDRVAAAAVSAAAAERRIFCVRADDRAAATAWTPAVTRHGPVTVAVLGGGDPRRAMSVRDAVRELLAARAGQQAPEPGAAAPARPATPPAGEPDAAGVAPSAGRVALVGAGPGDPELITVKGWRLLTEADVVVADRLVPGLLLDELRPDVELVDASKIPYGPSRAQEEINRILVDRARAGKVVVRLKGGDPYVFGRGGEELLACAEAGVPVTVVPGVTSAISVPASAGVPVTHRAVAHEFTVVSGHVAPDSPASLVRWESLAGLRGTLVILMGLKNLAAISATLVAHGRPAQTPAAVIQEGTTSGQRTLRSTLGTVAGDVAAAGLRPPAIVVVGDVVGTLDT is encoded by the coding sequence GTGACCGGCAACCCGTACCCGCTCGGGTTGCGGCTGGCCGGCCGGCGGGTGGTCGTGGTCGGCGGGGGAGCGGTGGCCACCCGGCGGGTGCCCGCGCTGCTCGACGCCGGCGCGGACGTCCTGCTGGTGGCGCCGGAGCTGACCCCGGCGCTGCGGGGGCACGTGGACGCCGGCCGGTTGCGCTGGGAGCCGCGCCGGTTCGTGCCCGACGACCTGGACGGCGCCTGGCTGGTCCAGGTGGCCGTGGACGACCGGGTGGCCGCGGCCGCGGTCAGCGCCGCCGCCGCGGAGCGCCGCATCTTCTGCGTCCGCGCCGACGACCGGGCGGCCGCCACCGCGTGGACCCCGGCGGTGACCCGGCACGGTCCGGTCACCGTGGCCGTGCTGGGCGGCGGCGACCCCCGCCGCGCCATGAGCGTCCGCGACGCGGTCCGCGAACTGCTCGCCGCGCGCGCCGGGCAGCAGGCCCCGGAGCCGGGTGCTGCCGCGCCGGCCCGGCCGGCCACGCCGCCTGCCGGCGAGCCCGATGCCGCCGGGGTCGCGCCGTCGGCTGGCCGGGTGGCGCTGGTGGGCGCGGGGCCGGGCGACCCCGAGCTGATCACCGTGAAGGGCTGGCGGTTGCTCACCGAGGCGGACGTGGTGGTCGCCGATCGGCTCGTCCCCGGGCTGCTCCTCGACGAGCTGCGACCGGATGTCGAGCTGGTCGACGCCTCCAAGATCCCGTACGGGCCGTCGCGGGCCCAGGAGGAGATCAACCGGATCCTGGTGGACCGCGCCCGGGCCGGCAAGGTGGTGGTGCGCCTCAAGGGCGGCGACCCGTACGTCTTCGGCCGGGGCGGCGAGGAGCTGCTGGCCTGCGCCGAGGCCGGCGTGCCGGTGACCGTGGTGCCCGGGGTGACCAGCGCGATCTCGGTGCCCGCTTCGGCCGGGGTGCCGGTCACCCACCGGGCGGTGGCGCACGAGTTCACCGTGGTCTCCGGGCACGTGGCCCCCGACTCGCCGGCCTCGCTGGTCCGGTGGGAGTCCCTGGCGGGCCTGCGCGGCACCCTGGTCATCCTCATGGGCCTGAAGAACCTCGCGGCGATCAGCGCCACCCTCGTGGCGCACGGCCGGCCCGCCCAGACGCCGGCCGCCGTGATCCAGGAGGGCACCACGAGCGGTCAGCGGACCCTCCGCTCGACCCTCGGCACGGTGGCCGGGGATGTCGCGGCCGCCGGCCTCCGCCCGCCCGCCATCGTCGTCGTCGGGGACGTGGTCGGCACTCTCGACACCTGA
- the cobT gene encoding nicotinate-nucleotide--dimethylbenzimidazole phosphoribosyltransferase, which produces MLESTLAAIRPLDEAAMAAARELQGRLTKPAGSLGALEPLSVRLAGLAGTCPPPLPEPAAVAIFAGDHGVHAQGVTPWPQEVTAQMIGNFLAGGAVVNAFARQADASVTVVDVGVATPLPADPASDPAGPRLVAANVRRGTRDLTVTAALTRDEARAAVETGIRVAGDLVDAGAGILLTGDMGIGNTTPAAALIAAFTGVDPAAATGRGTGVDDETYDRKVGVVRAALERHAPDPADPLGVLASVGGLEHAALAGLVLGAAARRVPVLLDGVIAVSAALAAAAFAPDAVGAMVAGHRSAEPGATAALRHLGLDPLIDLGLRLGEGTGALLALPVVTGAVRVLHEVATFDSAGVAEK; this is translated from the coding sequence ATGCTGGAGTCCACCCTCGCGGCGATCCGCCCGCTCGACGAGGCCGCTATGGCGGCGGCCCGCGAACTCCAGGGGCGGCTCACCAAGCCCGCCGGTTCGCTGGGCGCCCTGGAGCCGCTCTCCGTACGCCTCGCCGGGCTGGCCGGGACCTGCCCGCCGCCGCTGCCGGAGCCGGCCGCGGTGGCGATCTTCGCGGGCGACCACGGCGTGCACGCCCAGGGCGTCACCCCGTGGCCGCAGGAGGTCACCGCCCAGATGATCGGCAACTTCCTGGCCGGCGGCGCGGTGGTCAACGCCTTCGCCCGGCAGGCCGACGCCTCGGTCACCGTGGTGGACGTCGGCGTGGCCACCCCGCTCCCGGCCGACCCCGCGAGCGACCCGGCCGGCCCGCGCCTGGTCGCCGCGAACGTGCGGCGCGGCACCCGGGACCTGACGGTCACCGCCGCGCTCACCCGCGACGAGGCCCGCGCGGCGGTGGAGACCGGCATCCGGGTGGCCGGCGACCTGGTCGACGCCGGGGCGGGCATCCTGCTCACCGGCGACATGGGCATCGGCAACACCACCCCGGCCGCCGCGCTGATCGCCGCGTTCACCGGGGTCGACCCGGCGGCGGCCACCGGGCGGGGCACCGGCGTGGACGACGAGACGTACGACCGCAAGGTCGGCGTGGTGCGGGCCGCGCTGGAGCGGCACGCGCCCGACCCGGCCGACCCGCTGGGGGTGCTGGCCTCGGTCGGCGGCCTGGAGCACGCCGCGCTGGCCGGGCTGGTCCTCGGCGCCGCGGCGCGCCGCGTGCCGGTGCTGCTGGACGGCGTCATCGCGGTCAGCGCCGCGCTGGCGGCCGCCGCCTTCGCGCCGGACGCGGTCGGTGCCATGGTCGCCGGGCACCGCTCGGCCGAGCCGGGCGCGACGGCGGCGCTGCGGCACCTCGGCCTGGACCCGCTCATCGATCTCGGGCTGCGCCTCGGCGAGGGTACCGGCGCGCTGCTCGCGCTCCCCGTCGTCACCGGCGCGGTCCGGGTGCTGCACGAGGTCGCCACCTTCGACTCGGCGGGAGTGGCCGAGAAGTGA
- the cobC gene encoding Rv2231c family pyridoxal phosphate-dependent protein CobC produces the protein MRAQLIGTAAPADEPDLGHHGDAEATPGLVDLAVNVRRAPMPDWLADPLVTALGALAAYPDPGPARAAVAARHGRTPEEVLLTAGAAEGFVLIARALREARRPVVVHPQFTEPEAALRAAGHTVERVLLDAGDDFRLDPSRVPADADLVLLGNPTNPTSVLHPAEAVAALARPGRVLVVDEAFADTTAAAGVEGEPESLAARRDLPGLLVVRSLTKTWGLAGLRIGYLLGEPPLLARLAAAQPLWAVSTPALAAATACASPAAVAAERAIAAGLAADRDHLVSRLSGLPGVRVAGRPASAFVLVHLPGAAAVRERLRERGWAVRRGDTFPGLGPDWLRIAVRDPATTDAFTDVLAEILEA, from the coding sequence ATGCGTGCTCAGCTCATCGGGACCGCCGCCCCGGCGGACGAGCCCGACCTCGGTCACCACGGGGACGCCGAGGCCACGCCCGGTCTGGTCGACCTCGCCGTCAACGTCCGCCGCGCCCCGATGCCGGACTGGCTGGCCGACCCGCTCGTCACGGCGCTGGGCGCGCTGGCCGCGTACCCCGATCCCGGCCCGGCTCGGGCCGCCGTCGCCGCCCGCCACGGGCGTACCCCGGAAGAGGTACTCCTCACGGCGGGAGCCGCCGAGGGCTTCGTGCTGATCGCCCGGGCGTTGCGCGAGGCCCGGCGGCCGGTGGTGGTGCACCCGCAGTTCACCGAGCCGGAGGCCGCCCTGCGGGCCGCCGGCCACACCGTCGAGCGGGTACTGCTCGACGCGGGCGACGACTTCCGGCTGGACCCGTCCCGGGTGCCCGCCGACGCCGACCTGGTGCTGCTCGGCAACCCCACCAACCCCACCTCGGTGCTGCACCCCGCCGAGGCGGTCGCCGCCCTGGCCCGACCCGGCCGGGTGCTGGTGGTCGACGAGGCGTTCGCCGACACCACGGCGGCCGCCGGGGTCGAGGGCGAGCCCGAGTCGCTCGCCGCCCGCCGCGACCTGCCCGGCCTCCTGGTGGTCCGCAGCCTCACCAAGACCTGGGGGCTGGCCGGGCTGCGGATCGGCTACCTGCTCGGCGAGCCGCCGCTGCTCGCCCGGCTCGCCGCCGCCCAGCCGCTCTGGGCCGTCTCCACCCCGGCGCTCGCCGCCGCCACCGCCTGCGCGTCCCCGGCCGCCGTGGCGGCCGAACGCGCCATCGCCGCCGGGCTCGCCGCCGACCGCGACCACCTGGTGAGCCGCCTGTCCGGCCTGCCCGGGGTACGCGTCGCCGGCCGTCCCGCCAGCGCCTTCGTCCTGGTCCACCTGCCGGGCGCCGCGGCCGTGCGGGAGCGGCTGCGCGAGCGCGGCTGGGCGGTCCGCCGCGGCGACACGTTCCCCGGGCTGGGCCCGGACTGGCTGCGGATCGCGGTGCGCGATCCGGCGACGACCGACGCCTTCACCGACGTGCTGGCCGAGATCCTGGAGGCATGA